The Gemmatimonadales bacterium DNA window GCGCGTCACCGAGCAGATCGACGCCATGGAGTCCCTGGGCCGCAACCCGGCCTCGCACCTGCTGCTCCCGCGGGTGCTGGCCGGGCTGATCATGCTGCCCGCGCTGGTCGTGATCGCCGACGCGACCGGGATGGTGGCGGGCTTCCTGGCCTCTCGGCAGTCCATCCACATCACCGCCGCGGATTTCGCGTACGGTACCCAGCGCTTCTACCACAGCTTCGACCTGTGGTACTCGGTCATCAAGGCCGAAGCGTTCGGCGCGGTGGTGACGATCATCCCCTGCTACGTCGGTTACGAGGCCGCGGAAGGCGCGGAGGGCGTCGGCCGGGCCACCACCACCGCGGTGGTCACTTCGTGCGTGCTGATCCTGCTGCTCGATCTCCTGCTGGCGAAGCTCCTCCTGTAGCGCCGTGATCGAGCTCCGGAACGTCCACAAGAGATTCGGCCGCCACGTGGTGCTGGACGGCGTGGACTTCAGCGTGGCGGACGGGCAGACCGTGGCCCTGCTGGGCCCGTCCGGAAGCGGGAAGAGCGTCCTCCTCAAGCACATCATCGGCCTGATGCGGCCCGACCAGGGCGACGTGATGGTGGACGGGGAATCGGTGACCCAGCTCGGCCGGAAAGCGCTGGCGGCGCTCCGGGGCCGGATCGGCTACGCGTTCCAGACCGGCGCGCTGTTCGATTCGATGACGGTCTACGAGAACATCAGGCTCGGCATCACCGACGACGCCTGTTACCGGGACCGCGACTTCTGCCGGCGTCGGGTGGCCGAATGCCTGCGCCTGGTGAACCTCACCGACGACGTGGGCAAGCTGATGCCGGCGGAGCTGTCGGGCGGGATGCGCAAGCGCGTCGGCATCGCGCGGGCGATCGCCGGGAGGCCGAAGTATCTTCTGTACGACGAGCCCACGTCGGGCCTCGATCCGGTGAACGCGGACGCGATGGACGCGCTGATCGAGCGCCTGCAGAACGAGCTGCACGCCACCAGCGTGGTGGTGAGCCACGACGTGCGCGGGTCGTTCCGGGTCGCGGACCGCATCGCGCTGCTGCACAACGGGCGGATCCGGGCAGTGGGGACGGCGGAGGAGTTCATGGCGGCGAAGGACACCGTGGTGCGCGAGTTCCTGGAGCGCGACGTGCAGTTCGCGGCGGAGGGCTGATGGAGCTGCGCTACCGGCGGGAGGCGGCGGTCGGGCTGTTCCTGGTCGTCGCCACCGTCATCTTCGTGTTCGGGATGGTCTGGCTGCGGGGCAAGTCCATCCGCAGCGGCGACCTGGTGGAGACGACGTTCTCCGACGTGGCCGGCCTGAAGGTGGGCGACCCGATCCGCACCTCCGGCGTCGCCGTCGGCCAGATCAAGGACATCCGCCTGCTCAAGCCGGGGCAGGTGCTGGTGGTGATGGACCTCAAGGGCGGGCAGCGGCCGCGCAGCGACGCGCGCGCCGTGGTCCGCTCCCTCGACCTGTTCGGCGCCCAGTACCTGGACTACGATCCCGGCGCCGCGCCCCAGCCGCTGGCCAAGGGCGCGGTCATCCCGGGCGAGCGGGAGCAGAGCGTCGCGGAGCTGGTGTCGGGCCTCACCGGCCCGGGCCGGCAGGCCCTGAACAACGCGGGGCAGTTCCTCTCGCCGCAGAACGCCACGGAGCTGCATGCGCTGCTCGTCGAAACGCGGCGGGCGGTCACGCAGCTGGGGACCTCGGCCGACGCGCCGAGCCGGGAGGCCGCGACGGCGCTGCTCGCGCTCCGCGGGCTGCTGCAGCGGCTCGACCTCATGGTGGGCAGCAGCTCGGCCCAGCAGACCGTGGACAACCTGCGCGACGCCACCCACAACCTGGCCCAGGTG harbors:
- a CDS encoding ATP-binding cassette domain-containing protein, yielding MIELRNVHKRFGRHVVLDGVDFSVADGQTVALLGPSGSGKSVLLKHIIGLMRPDQGDVMVDGESVTQLGRKALAALRGRIGYAFQTGALFDSMTVYENIRLGITDDACYRDRDFCRRRVAECLRLVNLTDDVGKLMPAELSGGMRKRVGIARAIAGRPKYLLYDEPTSGLDPVNADAMDALIERLQNELHATSVVVSHDVRGSFRVADRIALLHNGRIRAVGTAEEFMAAKDTVVREFLERDVQFAAEG
- a CDS encoding ABC transporter permease translates to MDQLTTTAELPVPINAARAVARPVLSALENVGRFGMMLVELVRALPEWRAWLPLTIEQCRQVGYGSLMIVILTSAFAGGVTAFQAGYQFTGSIPLYLLGAVIAESIILELGPVMTGLLLAGRIGARYAAELGTMRVTEQIDAMESLGRNPASHLLLPRVLAGLIMLPALVVIADATGMVAGFLASRQSIHITAADFAYGTQRFYHSFDLWYSVIKAEAFGAVVTIIPCYVGYEAAEGAEGVGRATTTAVVTSCVLILLLDLLLAKLLL
- a CDS encoding MlaD family protein produces the protein MELRYRREAAVGLFLVVATVIFVFGMVWLRGKSIRSGDLVETTFSDVAGLKVGDPIRTSGVAVGQIKDIRLLKPGQVLVVMDLKGGQRPRSDARAVVRSLDLFGAQYLDYDPGAAPQPLAKGAVIPGEREQSVAELVSGLTGPGRQALNNAGQFLSPQNATELHALLVETRRAVTQLGTSADAPSREAATALLALRGLLQRLDLMVGSSSAQQTVDNLRDATHNLAQVTATLQRTSASLDSILLKVNAGRGSMGRLVNDTTLVSDLHAASTALTALLTDLKANPGRYVNVHVF